A section of the Callospermophilus lateralis isolate mCalLat2 chromosome 14, mCalLat2.hap1, whole genome shotgun sequence genome encodes:
- the Rnf103 gene encoding E3 ubiquitin-protein ligase RNF103 isoform X2 yields the protein MSVPQTSTSKGKVMLKEYSGRKIEVEHIFKWITAHAASRIKTIYNADHLKEEWNKSDQYWVKIYLFANLDQPPAFFSALSIKFTGRVEFIFVNVENWDNKSYMTDIGVYNMPSYILRTPEGIYRYGNHTGEFISLQAMDSFLRSLQPEVNDLFVLSLVLVNLMAWMDLFITQGATIKRFVVLISTLGTYNSLLIISWLPVLGFLQLPYLDSFYEYSLKLLRYSNTTTLASWVRADWIFYSSHPALFLGTYLGHGLLIDYFEKKRRRSNADEVNANNLEWLSSLWDWYTSCLFHPIASLQHFPVDSDWDEDPDLFLERLAFPDLWLHPLIPTDYIKSLPMWRFTCLGARSEEDLSEGSQDTENDSDSEGADSGSPEQGTLGGAQSNHHGGACAGACEACGTSPRAPGAEDSQPEDVQPDWGAWPAAVLRSTECVVCLENFQRGCLLAGLPCGHAFHQGCILMWLAGGRHCCPVCRWPSYKKKPPRAPRPPAPDSAPA from the coding sequence ATGTCTGTCCCTCAAACCAGTACTTCTAAAGGGAAAGTCATGCTCAAGGAGTACAGTGGCCGCAAGATTGAAGTAGAGCACATATTTAAATGGATCACTGCCCATGCAGCTTCTCGGATCAAAACCATTTATAATGCTGACCATTTGAAAGAAGAATGGAATAAAAGTGATCAGTATTGGGTAAAGATATATCTGTTTGCAAACCTTGACCAGCCGCCAGCCTTCTTCTCTGCACTGAGTATAAAATTTACAGGGAGAGTTGAGTTTATTTTTGTGAATGTGGAAAATTGGGACAACAAGAGTTACATGACAGATATTGGTGTATATAACATGCCATCATACATACTTAGAACTCCCGAAGGAATTTACAGGTATGGAAACCACACAggtgaatttatatcccttcaggCCATGGACTCATTTTTGCGCTCATTGCAGCCAGAAGTAAATGATCTGTTTGTTCTGAGCTTGGTTCTCGTCAATCTTATGGCTTGGATGGATTTGTTCATTACACAAGGAGCTACTATAAAACGGTTTGTGGTTCTCATAAGCACGCTGGGGACATACAACTCGCTGCTGATCATCTCCTGGCTGCCTGTGCTAGGCTTCCTGCAGCTGCCCTACTTGGACAGTTTTTACGAGTACAGCCTCAAGTTGCTGAGGTACTCCAACACCACCACGCTGGCCTCGTGGGTGAGGGCCGACTGGATCTTCTACTCCTCGCACCCGGCGCTCTTCCTCGGCACCTACCTTGGACATGGCTTGCTCATCGACTACTTCGAGAAGAAGAGGAGACGAAGCAACGCAGACGAGGTCAACGCCAACAACTTGGAGTGGTTGTCCAGCCTGTGGGACTGGTACACCAGCTGCCTCTTCCACCCCATCGCCTCTTTGCAGCACTTCCCCGTGGACTCGGACTGGGATGAGGACCCCGACCTGTTCCTGGAGCGGCTGGCCTTCCCCGACCTCTGGCTGCACCCTCTGATTCCCACCGACTACATCAAGAGCTTGCCCATGTGGCGGTTTACCTGCCTCGGGGCGCGCTCCGAGGAGGACCTGTCGGAGGGGTCCCAGGACACGGAGAACGACTCTGACAGCGAGGGCGCGGACTCGGGGAGCCCTGAGCAGGGAACCCTGGGCGGCGCACAGAGCAACCACCACGGCGGGGCCTGCGCAGGGGCCTGCGAGGCCTGTGGGACCAGCCCTCGTGCGCCGGGCGCTGAGGACTCACAGCCCGAGGACGTGCAGCCGGACTGGGGCGCCTGGCCGGCCGCTGTGCTCCGCAGCACCGAGTGCGTGGTCTGCCTGGAGAACTTCCAGCGCGGCTGTCTGCTGGCAGGGCTGCCCTGCGGCCACGCCTTCCATCAGGGCTGCATCCTGATGTGGCTGGCCGGCGGTAGGCACTGCTGCCCCGTGTGTCGCTGGCCCTCCTACAAGAAGAAGCCGCCCCGCGCGCCTCGCCCGCCCGCACCCGACTCGGCCCCAGCCTAG